The following proteins come from a genomic window of bacterium:
- a CDS encoding tetratricopeptide repeat protein, with translation MKWTIIWLSMSVLILSSCGGGSSTVSTDNSMNAEALFNQGIESYKQRDYDKARQSFTQASTSKKLSTAQMVTLHKHLA, from the coding sequence ATGAAATGGACAATAATCTGGTTAAGCATGAGCGTTTTGATTTTAAGTTCATGCGGCGGTGGCTCATCGACCGTTTCCACGGATAATTCGATGAACGCGGAAGCGTTATTCAATCAAGGCATCGAATCGTACAAACAGCGTGACTACGACAAAGCCCGGCAGTCTTTTACTCAGGCATCCACATCAAAAAAATTGTCGACAGCGCAAATGGTAACATTGCACAAACATCTCGC